In the genome of Fulvivirga maritima, one region contains:
- a CDS encoding SusD/RagB family nutrient-binding outer membrane lipoprotein, which yields MKKILINTCVFGMLLLIAVGCSDKLEDYYIDPNETTNADISKLFTNMLYNDYIRPTYWDYRTFKMEASAKFSLYYGFGVANRMYQPSAGYMEDRWEGFYSNGIMNSYRSMEQKYMSLSDEEQINNEVFMQLGKIILYDQASELIDYWGDIPFSEAGSLNLTNSLGMAKFDDAAELYSTFISNLDEINSYLSTLEMSSSTSGQLNAQDILNGGDIISWRRYANSLRARLLMRISDYDAAKAQTELTKMFADEATYPIVSSNEENILLEVNPESSNFYSDITNALQELSFGPYAGDYMLEDVMVATNDPRTDVFWDAGSGGFVGVPTEATTNEQQNLANDGVLASFDTLTFLYNWNIPGVIFTSAEMNFIKAEAFEKWGGGSAEEAYTAGIEESIDFYYSLNQNASVGTSFPSFAREPMEKPEESVVTSYLTNAAIAYTGSTEEKMEKIATQKWLHYFILQSGQAWSEIRRTGYPELNLPVDPTTGELPPSRLLYPATERSNNGANYAAVASKDTRGTKIFWDVD from the coding sequence ATGAAAAAAATATTAATAAATACATGTGTATTTGGGATGTTACTACTCATTGCCGTAGGATGTAGCGATAAGTTAGAAGATTACTATATAGATCCTAATGAAACTACCAATGCCGATATTAGTAAGCTCTTTACTAATATGTTATATAACGACTATATAAGGCCGACTTACTGGGATTATAGAACTTTTAAAATGGAAGCTTCTGCGAAGTTCTCATTGTATTATGGCTTTGGAGTTGCAAACAGAATGTATCAGCCAAGTGCTGGTTATATGGAAGACAGATGGGAAGGGTTCTATAGTAATGGAATAATGAATAGTTATCGTTCTATGGAGCAGAAATACATGAGCCTAAGTGATGAAGAACAAATTAATAATGAAGTTTTCATGCAACTAGGCAAAATCATTTTGTACGATCAGGCTTCGGAGTTAATTGATTATTGGGGAGACATACCTTTCTCAGAAGCAGGTTCCTTAAATTTGACCAATTCACTGGGAATGGCAAAATTTGATGATGCTGCAGAGTTGTATTCCACGTTTATTTCAAATTTAGATGAGATCAACAGCTATCTCTCTACTTTAGAAATGTCTTCAAGTACTAGTGGTCAGCTCAATGCACAGGATATTCTAAACGGTGGAGATATAATTAGTTGGAGAAGATATGCTAATTCACTAAGAGCCAGACTGTTGATGAGAATAAGTGACTATGATGCTGCTAAAGCACAAACTGAGCTTACTAAAATGTTCGCAGATGAAGCTACTTATCCAATAGTATCTTCAAACGAAGAAAACATTTTGTTAGAGGTGAACCCTGAGTCAAGTAATTTTTACTCAGACATTACGAATGCACTTCAGGAACTTAGTTTTGGCCCGTATGCAGGAGATTATATGCTTGAAGATGTGATGGTGGCAACTAATGACCCTAGAACGGATGTGTTTTGGGATGCAGGTTCTGGGGGCTTTGTAGGTGTACCGACGGAAGCTACAACTAACGAGCAACAGAACTTGGCAAATGATGGCGTTTTAGCTTCATTTGATACACTCACATTTTTATATAACTGGAATATACCTGGAGTAATTTTTACGTCTGCTGAAATGAATTTCATAAAAGCAGAAGCTTTTGAGAAATGGGGCGGTGGTAGTGCTGAAGAGGCATATACGGCTGGTATAGAAGAGTCTATTGATTTTTATTATTCATTGAATCAGAATGCTTCTGTGGGTACTTCATTTCCTTCGTTTGCAAGAGAGCCAATGGAAAAACCTGAGGAGAGTGTAGTCACTAGCTATCTAACAAACGCAGCCATCGCTTATACAGGGTCGACTGAGGAGAAGATGGAGAAAATAGCAACTCAGAAATGGCTGCATTATTTTATCCTTCAGTCAGGTCAGGCATGGTCAGAAATAAGAAGAACCGGATATCCTGAATTGAATCTCCCTGTAGATCCCACTACGGGGGAATTACCTCCTTCAAGATTATTATATCCTGCTACTGAGAGAAGTAATAATGGTGCAAATTACGCTGCCGTAGCTTCTAAAGATACCAGGGGCACTAAAATATTCTGGGATGTTGATTAA
- a CDS encoding fasciclin domain-containing protein, which produces MLINIRPKDMYIDNFRIFIFKKNMKEVIHKMSKLFKLMAFSSAILLAACSNDDDNNSTLPDGNMLSTLERNGFRIYGKAIVESGVDAELSDSELFTIFAPKDEFFQDQGVTVKNIGDAYNLREVVLAQIVSGEFYTRDLTTNEMQSLGDTAYTANPANLTVNGAVIADPYNLSATNGVVHSVLDIFIDPTFRIYPKLTTKSELSTFHSVISKFQDIADALNSDDQYTLIAPTNTAFDDYLEEHDLDDIESISETELKRIVQYHIIEDVIYETGDLDSGQLITTSLNEDVQVNIVEEEGNQIFFFNWSEITDANIYAVNGRIHIVDELLMP; this is translated from the coding sequence ATGTTGATTAACATCAGACCTAAGGATATGTATATAGATAATTTTAGAATATTTATTTTTAAAAAAAATATGAAAGAAGTCATTCATAAAATGTCAAAATTATTCAAACTCATGGCTTTTAGCTCTGCTATTTTGTTAGCTGCCTGTAGTAATGATGATGATAATAATAGTACCCTTCCAGATGGCAATATGCTATCTACACTTGAAAGAAATGGTTTTAGAATTTATGGCAAAGCGATTGTGGAATCAGGGGTGGATGCAGAATTATCTGATTCTGAGTTGTTCACAATATTTGCCCCGAAAGATGAGTTTTTTCAGGATCAGGGTGTAACGGTTAAAAATATTGGTGATGCCTATAATCTGAGAGAGGTGGTTTTGGCTCAAATTGTGAGTGGTGAATTTTATACACGTGATTTAACTACAAATGAAATGCAGAGTCTAGGAGATACTGCTTATACAGCTAATCCTGCTAATCTTACGGTTAACGGGGCTGTGATTGCCGATCCTTATAACTTAAGTGCAACAAATGGAGTGGTTCATTCTGTTTTGGATATATTCATAGATCCTACATTTAGGATTTATCCTAAACTTACAACTAAAAGTGAGTTAAGTACATTTCACTCTGTTATCAGTAAGTTTCAAGATATTGCAGATGCTCTTAATTCAGATGATCAATATACTTTAATAGCACCTACTAATACTGCCTTTGATGATTATTTAGAGGAACATGACTTGGATGATATTGAAAGTATATCTGAAACAGAATTGAAGAGAATTGTTCAATATCATATTATCGAGGATGTGATTTATGAAACTGGCGATCTAGATTCTGGACAACTTATTACAACTTCATTAAATGAAGATGTGCAAGTAAATATCGTAGAAGAAGAGGGTAATCAGATATTTTTCTTCAATTGGTCCGAAATAACAGATGCTAATATCTACGCTGTTAATGGTAGAATACATATTGTAGATGAACTTCTGATGCCTTAA
- a CDS encoding carboxypeptidase-like regulatory domain-containing protein: protein MKQNYSKRQDHLVHSKGSVWRCRGSKWIFFRSLVLVFFIGISSAYAQKTVTGTVTEAETGEVLPGVTVMVKGTGSGTITDGDGAFSISANSEDILVFSFVGFRPVEVTLGSRTNLQVSLSEDITELTEVVVTALGIEKEEKSLGYSVATVESKDITSAGNMNVGTGMIGKMPGVRVNASNGGAASAVNIQVRGTSSISGNTQPLYVVDGVPMRRDALINMQAAGSNDDFWSEQRVRENGLIDINPEDIASISVLKGASATALYGSDGTNGVVVITTKKGTSRKKGLGVDLKLQYDVEQLAFQPDWQNSYGPGYDGDNNKAITGNRSGWVTESDGSIHPYYGSYGQFGPRFDGREVSYWDGTTRKYSANEDNYKDFFNTGYNKNANIAISNAGDQGSFRVSYARQDYEGIMPGFDMKKE, encoded by the coding sequence ATGAAACAAAACTACAGCAAAAGACAGGATCATCTTGTTCATTCCAAGGGTAGTGTATGGAGATGTAGAGGGTCGAAGTGGATTTTTTTCCGATCTCTTGTTCTAGTGTTTTTTATTGGTATAAGCAGTGCTTATGCTCAAAAAACGGTGACGGGAACGGTAACAGAGGCGGAAACCGGAGAAGTACTTCCGGGAGTTACAGTAATGGTTAAAGGCACAGGATCAGGAACAATAACAGATGGAGACGGCGCCTTTTCTATATCAGCAAATTCGGAAGATATATTGGTTTTTTCTTTTGTGGGTTTTAGGCCTGTGGAAGTTACCTTAGGTAGCAGAACTAACCTTCAAGTATCTTTATCTGAAGATATAACAGAACTTACAGAGGTAGTGGTTACAGCCTTGGGGATAGAAAAAGAGGAGAAGAGTTTGGGATACTCAGTGGCAACGGTAGAGTCTAAAGACATCACCTCAGCAGGCAACATGAATGTGGGTACAGGTATGATTGGTAAAATGCCAGGTGTTAGAGTCAATGCTTCTAATGGTGGAGCTGCCAGTGCGGTTAATATTCAGGTACGCGGTACTAGTTCCATCAGCGGTAATACTCAACCACTATATGTTGTAGATGGTGTGCCCATGCGTAGAGACGCATTGATTAACATGCAGGCAGCAGGATCTAATGATGATTTCTGGAGTGAGCAAAGAGTAAGGGAAAACGGACTTATAGATATAAATCCTGAAGATATTGCCAGTATATCTGTGCTTAAAGGAGCAAGTGCTACTGCATTATATGGATCTGATGGTACTAATGGAGTGGTGGTTATCACTACTAAAAAGGGTACTTCAAGAAAAAAAGGCTTGGGTGTGGATCTGAAGTTACAATATGATGTAGAGCAATTGGCATTTCAGCCTGACTGGCAAAATTCTTATGGGCCAGGATATGATGGAGATAATAATAAAGCTATTACAGGTAATAGGTCAGGTTGGGTTACTGAAAGTGACGGATCTATTCACCCCTATTATGGATCTTATGGTCAGTTTGGCCCCAGGTTCGATGGCAGAGAAGTATCGTACTGGGATGGGACCACAAGAAAATACTCTGCTAATGAAGATAATTACAAAGATTTTTTCAATACGGGATATAATAAAAATGCTAACATAGCCATTTCAAACGCCGGAGATCAGGGTAGTTTCAGGGTTTCTTATGCAAGGCAAGATTACGAAGGAATCATGCCTGGCTTTGACATGAAAAAAGAATAA
- a CDS encoding LacI family DNA-binding transcriptional regulator translates to MKNQKNIRIKDIAKMAGVSVGTVDRVIHRRGRVSEEARKKVEKILNQTGYQPNLLARTLGSNKTLRLVALTPDPEQDEYWALSYSGIEQAVGEWSQYSVEIIPKHFDLYNSNEFSKTVAEVMTLEPDGVLIAPIFFRESEELFKALKKLSIPYVLFNTKIANSSSMCFIGQDLYQSGRVAAELLDLGKSDKNKIAILHLL, encoded by the coding sequence ATGAAGAACCAAAAAAATATCAGGATAAAAGACATTGCTAAGATGGCAGGTGTATCAGTAGGAACGGTAGATCGTGTTATCCATCGCAGAGGTAGAGTATCTGAAGAAGCCCGTAAAAAGGTGGAGAAGATTCTCAATCAAACCGGATATCAGCCCAATCTGCTGGCGCGAACCCTGGGTTCTAATAAAACCCTGAGGCTGGTAGCACTGACTCCAGATCCTGAACAGGATGAATACTGGGCCTTATCTTATTCTGGTATAGAGCAAGCCGTAGGTGAATGGTCTCAATATAGTGTAGAGATTATACCGAAGCATTTTGACCTTTATAATAGTAACGAATTTTCAAAAACCGTTGCGGAGGTCATGACGCTCGAACCTGATGGCGTATTAATAGCTCCTATTTTCTTTCGGGAATCTGAGGAATTATTTAAAGCACTCAAAAAACTAAGCATTCCCTACGTGCTCTTCAATACTAAGATTGCCAACTCTTCTTCTATGTGTTTTATAGGTCAGGATCTTTATCAAAGCGGGCGAGTAGCCGCAGAACTGCTTGACCTTGGCAAAAGCGATAAAAACAAAATAGCTATACTTCACCTTTTATGA
- a CDS encoding glycoside hydrolase family 3 N-terminal domain-containing protein, protein MTLNTIKKCILIFYLFSSYICLAQEDFRNPNLSTQTRVTQLLSELTLEEKISLMGYNNNGVARLGIPKYNWWNEGLHGVARAGNATVFPQAIAMASTFNDELVHEVADVISTEARAKYNLAVAKNRHLQYMGLSFWSPNINLFRDPRWGRGQETYGEDPFLTSQMGLAFMKGLQGDDPNYLKVSSAAKHLAVHSGPEADRHKFNAVVDEKDLRETYLYAFEKLVDGGVESIMCAYNRVNGEPCCTSETLLEDILKGEWDFKGHIVTDCWALEDIYVRHKVMGTGTEVAVAAVKAGVNLDCSNLLQDELMPAIEQGLLTEEDLDKALTGNLTTLFKLGFFDDQNLVPFSKLGKADVHNTQNVALSKQAAEESMVLLKNDKNLLPLNKEEYGSMVVVGSNSGSLDAMLGNYHGISSNIVTYAEGITAAAGPETAVQYDLGSNYTDTTHFGGEWAAENSDLTIAVIGLTPVLEGEEGDAFLAANGGDKKDLSIPQAHIAYLKALRAKHDKPIITVVTAGSAVDISAIEPYSDAIIFAWYSGEQGGNALANIIFGETSPSGKLPITFYKSFDDLPPYASYDMKGRTYRYFDGDVQYPFGFGLTYGDFSYEWKKQPAKKYKSDDTIEFALTVNNSGKFDAKEVVQAYIEYPEMDRMPLKELRAFKKIKVNANGKEEVSLSIPVSELRKWDLKKGKWKVYPGTYKVVLGSDSRDEKLVASFNVK, encoded by the coding sequence ATGACTTTGAACACAATCAAAAAATGTATCTTAATTTTTTATCTCTTTTCCTCCTACATTTGCTTAGCCCAGGAGGATTTTAGAAACCCTAATCTATCTACACAGACCAGGGTTACACAACTACTTTCTGAACTTACCCTGGAAGAAAAAATATCCTTAATGGGATATAACAATAACGGTGTAGCACGCCTCGGCATTCCTAAATATAACTGGTGGAATGAAGGTTTACATGGTGTAGCCAGAGCGGGTAATGCTACCGTATTTCCACAAGCCATCGCTATGGCCTCTACCTTTAATGATGAGCTAGTGCATGAAGTGGCCGATGTGATTTCTACAGAAGCCAGAGCTAAATATAACCTGGCTGTAGCCAAAAACAGACACCTTCAGTATATGGGGCTTTCTTTCTGGTCTCCTAATATAAACTTATTCAGAGATCCGAGATGGGGCCGTGGGCAAGAAACCTATGGTGAAGATCCTTTTTTAACATCACAAATGGGATTAGCCTTTATGAAAGGGCTTCAAGGAGATGATCCTAACTATTTAAAAGTGTCATCGGCAGCCAAGCACCTGGCCGTGCACAGTGGACCTGAGGCTGACAGGCACAAGTTCAATGCGGTAGTAGATGAGAAAGACTTAAGAGAGACCTATTTATATGCTTTCGAAAAATTAGTAGATGGTGGAGTAGAATCTATCATGTGTGCCTATAACAGAGTTAATGGCGAACCGTGCTGCACCAGTGAAACTTTACTGGAAGATATATTAAAAGGCGAGTGGGACTTTAAGGGCCATATAGTTACTGATTGCTGGGCTCTGGAAGATATTTATGTGCGCCATAAAGTAATGGGTACTGGTACTGAAGTGGCTGTAGCTGCTGTGAAAGCCGGCGTTAATCTGGATTGCTCTAACCTACTACAAGATGAGCTTATGCCTGCTATTGAGCAAGGTTTACTTACTGAAGAGGACTTAGATAAAGCACTTACCGGTAATCTTACTACTTTATTCAAACTTGGTTTTTTTGATGATCAAAACCTTGTTCCTTTTTCAAAACTAGGAAAAGCCGATGTTCATAATACGCAAAACGTTGCACTGAGCAAGCAAGCGGCAGAAGAGAGTATGGTTTTATTAAAGAATGATAAAAACCTTCTGCCTCTTAACAAAGAAGAATACGGAAGCATGGTGGTAGTGGGTTCTAACTCTGGCTCGTTAGATGCTATGTTGGGTAACTATCATGGAATCTCTAGTAATATTGTTACTTATGCTGAAGGTATTACCGCTGCTGCTGGTCCTGAAACTGCGGTACAGTATGACCTGGGTTCTAACTACACAGACACCACGCACTTTGGCGGTGAATGGGCTGCTGAAAATAGTGATTTAACAATTGCTGTTATTGGCCTTACCCCTGTATTAGAAGGAGAAGAAGGAGATGCTTTCCTGGCTGCTAATGGTGGAGATAAAAAGGATTTAAGCATTCCACAAGCTCATATTGCATATCTTAAAGCTTTAAGAGCTAAGCATGACAAACCTATTATTACGGTGGTTACTGCTGGTAGTGCGGTAGATATTTCGGCCATAGAGCCATATTCTGATGCCATAATCTTTGCATGGTACTCTGGTGAGCAAGGTGGTAATGCCCTGGCTAACATTATTTTTGGAGAGACATCACCATCAGGTAAATTGCCAATTACTTTCTATAAGTCATTTGATGATCTACCCCCCTATGCCAGCTATGATATGAAAGGCAGAACCTATCGTTATTTTGATGGAGACGTTCAGTATCCGTTTGGTTTTGGGTTAACTTATGGTGACTTTAGTTATGAGTGGAAAAAACAACCGGCTAAAAAATATAAAAGCGATGATACTATCGAATTTGCTTTAACTGTAAACAACAGCGGAAAATTTGACGCCAAAGAAGTAGTACAAGCTTATATTGAATATCCTGAAATGGATCGTATGCCATTAAAAGAATTAAGAGCTTTTAAAAAAATAAAAGTAAATGCTAATGGTAAAGAAGAAGTGTCTCTTAGTATTCCTGTAAGTGAATTACGCAAATGGGATTTGAAAAAAGGAAAGTGGAAAGTGTACCCAGGTACTTATAAAGTGGTATTAGGCAGTGATTCAAGAGATGAAAAACTTGTTGCTTCTTTTAATGTTAAATAA
- a CDS encoding TonB-dependent receptor: protein MLNQIFTSYTGFFSRMDDMDAYKTLYQTSDGYKYVTLGAGYSEDDQLAYRIRATNLLDYFWNQNRNSKEEISNRYMNNATIRYQINDKFFVRGRIGNDYTGAEHETKEYSEVPSSVRYSGTYRIQKGTYNLVYGDILGTYKENLSSDLAMNLSLGATYRDEQYNESTIGTNGGLILENYFNLVNSQRALNGGDQAKTYVKNQYQSAAFGMAEFSYKDYLFVQGTGRYEGRSTLPENENTYFYPSANASFVFSEAFTMPNFMDYGKLRASWGVVANSPEPYAAAVTYNLGSLNGNNSTALFQSPESGTYGNNDIKVEKKYALEFGLETSLFQNKIGLDVTYYNNIITDQILNVATPSSSGASAMLANVGDLTNQGVEIGLNATPFRSQDFRWDIFVNYAYNKNTVKKLMDGIDYINFVDKDGGSLYIRAEEGESIGNIYVLPFLKDADGNKIVDANGFYSLDASADYEKIGNVMPKAVGGINNTLTYKNFSLNVVADYRFGGKMVSTPYLYMKGAGMFESTMQYRDAANGGLAYDIVDGEKVLSQNGHYHDGIILDGVTSEGAQNTQVIDAGSYYMNSFAWGGSGGGAEGQYREAVMDNSFVKLRQASLTYNLPVNISDKVGLRDVQISLVGRNLFYIWKNTPDNWDPEAAIGDSWQAQAMDNAAAAPTRSYGIVLRAKF from the coding sequence ATGTTAAATCAGATATTTACATCTTATACCGGCTTTTTTAGCAGAATGGATGATATGGACGCTTATAAAACTCTATATCAAACAAGCGATGGCTATAAATATGTGACTTTAGGTGCAGGATATAGTGAGGATGATCAATTGGCTTACAGAATAAGAGCAACAAATCTTTTAGACTATTTCTGGAATCAAAATAGAAATAGTAAGGAAGAAATATCAAATCGTTATATGAACAATGCAACGATTAGGTATCAGATTAATGATAAGTTCTTTGTAAGAGGCCGAATTGGTAACGATTATACGGGAGCGGAGCATGAGACAAAAGAATATTCTGAGGTTCCATCTTCAGTAAGATATTCCGGTACTTACAGAATTCAAAAAGGCACTTATAACTTGGTTTATGGAGATATCTTGGGTACTTATAAAGAGAATTTAAGTAGTGATCTCGCAATGAACTTGTCATTAGGAGCTACTTATAGAGATGAACAATATAATGAGTCTACGATAGGTACTAATGGTGGGCTTATACTTGAAAACTATTTTAACTTGGTAAACTCACAAAGAGCATTAAATGGAGGTGACCAAGCTAAGACCTACGTGAAAAATCAGTACCAGTCGGCTGCTTTCGGTATGGCAGAATTCTCTTATAAGGATTATTTATTCGTGCAAGGTACAGGCAGGTACGAAGGAAGATCGACTTTACCTGAAAATGAAAATACTTACTTCTATCCTTCTGCTAATGCCAGCTTCGTATTTTCAGAAGCATTTACTATGCCCAATTTTATGGATTATGGTAAGTTAAGAGCATCTTGGGGTGTGGTGGCGAATAGTCCTGAACCCTATGCAGCGGCAGTAACTTATAACTTAGGGTCGTTAAACGGTAATAACTCTACTGCTTTGTTCCAATCTCCAGAATCTGGTACTTATGGTAATAATGACATAAAAGTAGAAAAGAAATATGCCTTAGAGTTTGGCTTAGAAACCAGCTTATTCCAAAATAAAATAGGTTTGGATGTTACTTACTATAATAATATAATAACAGACCAAATTTTGAATGTGGCTACGCCGTCTTCCTCTGGAGCCTCTGCTATGCTTGCAAACGTGGGTGATCTTACTAACCAGGGTGTGGAGATTGGCCTTAATGCTACACCTTTCCGTTCACAAGATTTTCGATGGGATATATTTGTGAACTATGCCTATAATAAAAATACTGTAAAGAAATTAATGGATGGCATAGACTATATCAATTTTGTGGATAAAGATGGTGGATCATTATACATCAGAGCTGAAGAAGGGGAAAGTATTGGAAATATATATGTATTGCCTTTCCTTAAAGATGCGGATGGAAATAAAATTGTAGATGCAAATGGTTTTTATAGCCTCGATGCATCAGCAGATTATGAGAAGATTGGTAATGTTATGCCCAAGGCAGTGGGTGGTATTAATAACACCTTAACTTACAAGAATTTTTCTTTAAATGTAGTAGCGGATTATAGATTTGGCGGTAAGATGGTATCTACTCCGTATTTATATATGAAAGGTGCGGGAATGTTTGAAAGCACCATGCAATATAGAGATGCAGCCAATGGCGGATTGGCATATGACATAGTAGATGGTGAAAAAGTACTTTCTCAAAATGGTCATTACCATGATGGGATAATTCTGGATGGTGTTACCTCTGAGGGAGCTCAAAATACACAGGTAATAGATGCAGGATCTTACTATATGAATTCATTCGCCTGGGGAGGATCAGGAGGTGGAGCCGAAGGGCAGTATAGAGAGGCGGTGATGGATAATAGCTTTGTGAAGCTACGTCAGGCAAGCTTAACATATAACTTACCTGTTAATATCAGCGATAAAGTAGGGTTAAGAGATGTTCAAATTAGCCTTGTAGGGAGAAACCTTTTCTACATATGGAAAAACACTCCAGATAACTGGGATCCTGAAGCGGCAATTGGTGATAGCTGGCAGGCTCAAGCAATGGATAACGCAGCAGCTGCACCTACAAGAAGTTATGGTATAGTGCTAAGGGCTAAATTCTAA